The following proteins come from a genomic window of Zonotrichia leucophrys gambelii isolate GWCS_2022_RI chromosome 4, RI_Zleu_2.0, whole genome shotgun sequence:
- the CLDN23 gene encoding claudin-23 produces MRTPAEMIVGLVLCPCGLLLTLTGTLAPSWRQVSLIPDQPMDVIWEQGIWDICRERQSTHDRLCGQADELGYFEQVPVRVAQGLMPSSLVVTLVGLVVAALGVRCWQPEPRHLVAGVAGLVLLLSGLMSLVPSSWYTQELWALPAPPGSTLTVGYSLVLSYLGSCLEILGGLALALSFHHCCKKRRAPKLPPTPVTEAGSGFSRAYNNPWDVLEDEKDGQRWGRSPPCDSDL; encoded by the coding sequence ATGCGGACGCCGGCGGAGATGATCgtggggctggtgctgtgccccTGCGGGCTCCTGCTGACACTCACGGGCACGCTGGCACCCAGCTGGAGGCAGGTGAGCCTCATACCTGACCAGCCCATGGACGTCATTTGGGAGCAGGGCATCTGGGACATATGCAGGGAGCGGCAGAGCACCCACGACCGCCTCTGCGGGCAGGCCGACGAGCTGGGCTACTTTGAGCAGGTGCCCGTGCGGGTGGCCCAAGGGTTGATGCCCTCCTCGCTCGTGGTCACCCTGGTGGGCTTGGtggtggctgccctgggtgttcGCTGCTGGCAGCCCGAGCCCCGGCACCTGGTGGCCGGcgtggcagggctggtgctgctcctctccGGGCTGATGAGCCTCGTGCCCAGCTCCTGGTacacccaggagctgtgggcactgcctgcCCCGCCTGGCAGCACGCTGACCGTAGGCTACAGCTTGGTGCTGAGCTATTTGGGAAGCTGTCTGGAAATCCTGGGGGGGCTGGCCCTCGCCCTCAGCTTCCATCACTGCTGCAAGAAGCGCAGAGCTCCCAAATTGCCCCCCACCCCTGTGACAGAGGCTGGCTCGGGCTTCAGTAGAGCTTACAACAATCCCTGGGACGTGCTGGAGGATGAGAAAGATGGACAGCGCTGGGGGAGAAGCCCACCTTGTGACTCTGACTTGTAG